The window CTTGCAATTCGGTCTGCCATGTGAGAAGTGAACGGAAATCGGCGTCGTTACTCGTCGTCGCCGTCGCCGAGCAGTTCGTCGACATCGGTGCTACCGCGGCCGGTGATCGAGGCGTTGATCTGTGCAACAGCGTCAGAGACTTCACGACCACGGACCGTGATACGGCGGCGCTCGCCGTCACGCGCTGGCTTGTAGCCAGTCTGGCGACCAGTCATCAGCACTTCGCTCAGGTTTGCACCGCCAACGTCCGGGCTGAGCGGGCGCCCAGCATCGTCGGATCCACCGGTGATCTCGAGCGTGTAGCCGTCAAGTCCAACGGCGGAGCCGTCGACTTCCTCGCCGATCGACTTGCCAATGAACCGGTTTGCATCCTGTTCTTCTGCCTCGAGCTGGTAGGACGACCCGTCTTCTGGGTCGCCAACGACGACAGTGAAACTTGCCATGTGGGACGGAAGACGGTCGCTGCTCAAAAGAACATCGATCGAACGCGGCCGACCCACCGCTGAGACTCAAGTGCCCTGTGCCCGTTTGTTGGGGCGTGTCTCTCGATTCTGATCGGCTTGAAACACGCCTGAATGAGGCGTTTGGTGGGTCAACAGGTGAGGCTCGAGTCGTCTCGCGCCAGGCGACAGATCTCGCGGAGTCAGGCCAGTACGAGACCGATACCGGAATCCAGCTGACCGCCGATATCGTCCTCGAGGAACTCACTGATGCGCCGGGCGGAACGCCCGCAGACCGATGGAACTGGTGGATCGGCGCACTCGAGATTGCCTACGGTGGCTATCGAGTGTTTGGCATCCGCCAGTATCGGAGGTGACAACCTGTGCGAACGAAACGACTTTTATGGGTACCTGACCAAGTAGTCAGCTAGTGACCGA is drawn from Natronolimnobius sp. AArcel1 and contains these coding sequences:
- a CDS encoding 30S ribosomal protein S6e, with translation MASFTVVVGDPEDGSSYQLEAEEQDANRFIGKSIGEEVDGSAVGLDGYTLEITGGSDDAGRPLSPDVGGANLSEVLMTGRQTGYKPARDGERRRITVRGREVSDAVAQINASITGRGSTDVDELLGDGDDE